DNA sequence from the Lycium barbarum isolate Lr01 chromosome 5, ASM1917538v2, whole genome shotgun sequence genome:
AAAACAGCACAGTTAGCAGCGACGATGTAATGTTCATTCCAGTTCTTAATAAGCCATTATCTTCCAATCAATATTATGCTATCAAGCCTCATGGGAAACACAAGGGGTATGTTTTTATATATGCACATATAATCTTTTATTATATGATTGTTTAATTATGTGATTCTGTTTCTTGAGTATATTTTAGAAGAAAATAGCATGACAAATTGCTCGAACTCTTCGAAAATGTCGATAGGTGCCTGTTAGATCTTCCAAAAGCAgcgcatttttggaggatccgccAAGATGCGATAACATTTTTGAAGAATCTGTGCAACATAGCAAAATTCGTTTCTGGTTTATTTTGTCTTGATAAACCAAGGTCAACTACGGATCTATATGGTCCAAAGGAGGTTGAGTTAAACCCCCCACCGCCCCCCACCCCCCATCAGAAAATTGTACTGTGCAAGTAGGGGTATTATATAAAACTATATAGTAAAATTGCTTTAGGCTACAAGTTTCAAGTGTGACAttcttgaattgttttgaatTTCCTTTATTAGAATTTTTAGACTGGCCAACTTAATGAATCTTACAATTACCAAATGGCCAATTTGCAGACAAGCATTTACATGTTCAACGGAGGAAGACAAACAAACCTGTTGTTTCTGCAGATGCATACGAGACGTTAAACCGAAGCCATTAGATCCAGAGGAGGCATATCAGCAGTTTGAGATATGTCTATATGATACATGTTGCAATGCCAAAGGTAACTTTTTTGCTAAGTCTCTTGCACCAGATGGTTTTCCACCGTACTTTCTGAGGCAAAAAGGCTGGCATCTTCTTGCTGAAACTCCTAAAAATTTTGAACTAAATGATGATGCTGTAGGCCTCAATGTTGAGTTGAGGCAACAACTTCCAGAGTTCAATTTCACATCATCTTGTAAGAGCTCCGAAGTCGTCGTTGTGGGGAAATGGTATTGTCCTTTCGTATTTATCAAAGATGGAACAGTACTTAAAGAACAGATGAAGAGATCGATGTTCTACGAAATGACGCTTGAGCAGAGATGGGAGCAGTTTTTTACTTGTCAAAATGACAACATTAATGAAGGGAACTCAGTACTTGTGGATGTTGCTCTTGACACAGAAGTTGTCCTGATTGCCGGAACTACTAAAGCAACATGGGATGATAAAAATATCATTGAAGGCGTAATATGGTTTAGAAACTACGATAAAGATGGAAATGAAGTAACAAGTTTGGGATTAAGACGAGAAATAGTTCAAAGAATGAAGTGGGAGCAAGAAAGAGCTGGATGGCAAAATCAAGGGAGGATCAAAAAAGTAGAACAATACAAAGAAATTAGTACTAAATGGAAAAGATTCAGTTGCTATGTTTTGGTTGAGAGGTTTGTATTGAGAAGAATGGATAGAAGCTTGGTGATGACTTACGATTTCAAGCACATTGACAAGGTTAAGAGCATATGGGAGTGATGTTCAGTAgcatatgcaaaaaaaaaaaaataagtgatgCCGGCTTATTATATCAACTTGATGTGTATACGAGTATAGATTTGCAACTTTGGGGTTATATGATTTACTTTCTATGCAGTTTTATGTAGTGTTGATGTTTCTGTGTGCATGTGTGACTATTTTGTATAAAagttttaagttatatacactgaGAATGTATTAAATTCTATCACTGTAATTTAACAGGTTGTAGGTCAATACTCTACTTTCAATGTTGTCATATCAGGCTTACTATGAAGAATTACTTGTAACTTTTAAATAAGAAATTTACACAATTTGATGGAAGTGAAAATCCAAGAAAGCTAAAttcagaagaagaagaaaggctGACATAGAAGAAGCATATGACTTACATTAAATGGTTTTAGTGTTTCAGCACCAttattcaagaaaagaagaaactCTGAAACTGGTTTTTCACTAAATACCAGAAAAGTTACTAGTGTCTCTAAACTATAAGGTAGGTGGAAATTTTAACTTcatatacaaaaataaaaagtGGGAGTCGATTATATGACTCATCATTGTCCATGTCGCTCCATTTAAGCTCGTCTCAGTCATAACGTGTCCAATATTGAAAAGCGCTGCTTCTGTGCTGAAAACGAGCCGATATATCATATAGTGTATAGTTTCACTCCCATTTGCATCTTATTTGGTGAGTGTCCCTAAAATTCTAGTCATTACCGAGCTACCATCCATCCTTTTTAGAACAAAACTCTCAACTAACacgctatgttgctcggacctgTAAAAAATATCGACATGTGCATggcggatcctccaaaagtagtgcatttttggaggaccCAAAGCGGGTAGAcaacatttttggagaatccTAGCGACATAGCCTACACATAGCATCCAAAGTGTTTCCACTCATCACCAGGTTCTTCATAATCTTCTACTCTTGTCAAATCCAACTCTTTCTTGCTCCCACATCATTCTTTGCACAATTTCTTGGCTCAAAACCAGTACTTATATTTTCATCCTGATGATCAAAACTATTGAACGGTATAATTAATTCCATCTTCAACGATATTCTGATTATTCCACATGGTTTTGTTGCCACAGATTGTGACAAATTCGGTTTCCAATTTAACAATATCCAGAAGGACAGTGTTTCCTTCATCGTGAAAGTTGTTGCACGCGAAAATCCTTTCCCATTTTTGCTCTAGTATCATTTCATAGAATCTTGAATTCTCCACCTGATCTCTCAAAGTTCCAATCTTTGATAAACATGAAGGGGCAATACCATTTCCCCGCAGCAATAACTTCAGAGCTTTTACatgatattgagaagttgaattCTGCAAGACGTGCTCGTGGAGAAGCATTTACACCTATTGTTTCATCTAGTTCGTAGTGTTTAGGACTTTTGGCAAAAATATTAAAATCTTCTGTATCCAAGAATCTTGGTGTGTTTGCCTATCTCACACTCCCAAAGCAAATTTTGATTTcctctttcatttttctttttttttcctgcaTCTTTCTTTACGGTAGTGGATCAAGCTATGCAACGAGCAAAAGTCATTATAAAATTTCCCGGCCTTGGAAGAGATGCAGCATTACGAGCTATAGTCGAAGTGGCATATTATTAACTTTCATACGGGACGTAACTCCTATGCCACATAATGGTTGTAGATCTCAGGAAAAAGACGCGTGTAGAACTGAACATTGAAGAAAcctcaagagaaataaaagatTTGACGATCTAATCAAATAATAATACTATGGTTCGATAGTTGGGAAATGAAAATTATTTTACTTGCATGAAGATTGTGAATGAGTGATTTTCCGATAATGAGCAAGGAATATCTGTCGTCCTTTTGCTAAACGGGATGGGTTGAACTCATATTTCATCAAATGTTTTTATGATTGTCAACTCAGTAGCGTAAGTAAATTGCTCCCAATTGTTCGATCATTTGATACATTGATGAACAATCACTATGAATCGGAATCGGACTCAATAAAATTTGATCATCCTATTTTCTGTCGTTAAGATGGAGAAGATGAATCTCTGATCTCTTTCTTATTTTTGCCTTCAGAAAAATTGTGTTATTAACATCCTGCTTTGCTTCAAGACTTGTCAGCTAAAAGGGTATAATTTTGTCCTGAATTAAAACCAGGAGCTTAACATTAAAACTAAGAGAACTTTTATTACAGTATTTATTCATTATGGCTATAGCTAAAATATCAACAATTTTTGTTTTAAACAAGTTTTCTTATAGGTTAATTTGGATTAGTGTTAGCCTAAAATCAGCCCAACTTCTAGATCAGATTTGTTTATGCCCAAGTTGGCCCGTCATGAATATATGCCCATTCCAACTGGACAATTTGAACGACTTAGATTGATcatattttcatgagctaattttaAGTTGAAGTGCACGGATATCCGATTTTGGGATCACCATTGAAGCCATATCTGCAGTCCAAAAAATTTGCAAGTCTATCCACTTCAAAACAACTTCAGAAATGCGGTGTCTGAAATTAGGTTTGACAAAAGCATGTCTCTATTCTAAAACGAGTAGacgtataaaaaataaaaaataacgcACAAGTAAAATAGCGGAATCCAAATAAAATATCCCGTGAAACTTTTACATAATTTTGTCACTCATAATTCTTAGTGATCCTTCCTTGATGAACATGAAAGGCCATACCATTCTTTAGTGGCATTAATATTCCAGTATTATTCTTCTCAAGAAGATTGGTGGACAACTTTTATGTACTTTGACGTTGTAGTGAAGCAACCTATGGTGGGGACAAATATTAACTTGCTGATAAATGTTCTATGCATTAATGGGGTTGGTTAATTCCACTTCTGCAACAATATGCCTAGAGAAGAAGCAAGTGAGCTTGTCTTGACCAACGAGGATTAGGGGATGGATAGATTCTTCATCCTTAATCAGAGGTTTCTAATTTGAGTCTTGGGTATTAAAAAAAATCGTTAGAAAACTCTTACCTTAGATGGGACTAGCGCAACACTAATTAgaattaagggaaaagggtcaaaaatacccttctactttgaaaaaagggctaaaaatatcctccgaacttattttgggtcaaaaatacccctctcatccttaaagttttcaaatctacctctgtcttgacggaaattatcccccaaaataacccaatttttttttttaaatccgttTCATCATTTAAACTCGACACAACTAAATAATAActcataagatccccttattcccccaattcTCTCAAACTTCAAACCTACATATTGGGGGTATTTTTGATCCAAAATAAGTtcagaggatatttttagccctttttccaaagtagaggggtatttttgacccaaaataagttcggaggatatttttagcccttttttcaaagtagaggggtatttttgaccctaaTACGGGCAAATACCTCATGAAAAAACCAAAAAAAGAAGTGATCTTGTCTTATTGTTGAACAAGTAAATGATTCGCTACAAATACAATACTTAGGATATATGCAAGGCAAAATTTATATAGGATGTTAGAAAGGTCATGAAAAAGGGTAGAATCATAAAAAGATATTTGATTCGTAAATAGTCTTTTAAAATTCAACTATATTTTGATTATTTTTCACAATCGTGCTAAGCCCGGATAAGTATACTAGCGATTAAAGTAAAAATATAGATGCACTTGGTGTTTTACACCAAATGAATGCGAGATACGTATTTTTCATGCCAGAATATTTTAGTTCTTGAGTTCTGAACCATAATTCTTACTGCGCTCTGGATGAGATTATGtatacatactaaataaatttatgcCGAACCCGTAGCTTTAAGACTGGCTTCGCCCCTTCTTTTGTACACATATTTGGTTAAGTGATATGTATCTCACTTTATCTTTTACCATTAAAGTTAAATTAGTTGATTAGGTGTAAATGCTAGATGTGATTAAATTTACCAACATTAAGGTCGAAAATCTACTACTAAAAAGTTTTAAATATCATGAAGTATTGACttcaacgtttttttttttttaatatgaattGCTCCTATTTATATTGAGAGTTAATTCGAAAAGGGAGTAATTTCCTTCAAATTTATCacccacttttttttctttatatttaACAATTAAAATCATTTGTCGAGACAAATTATTTTAGTGTCAAGATCATAAATTGGTCCCAaatcagaaaaagaaaaaggaaaaacaaagaaGGGGAGAAAGACAAAGAGCAAAACGCTTCTTTTTATACAAAAACAAAATTTTATCAACCAATAAGATCTAAAGGTAGGGCAATAATTCAGATTTAGGCTTTAAAATGTTTTTAGTACGGATAATTTTGGACCACAAGACCATCCCTATTAGAGGGTCAGTTCTCACTTTCTGAAAATGACTCTCAAACTTCTGTGGGTTGAAACACATTTATAGCATTCATTTAGATTTTAGATATCATACATCCATAATATAGTCTGATGTGTTTTGGATTCTCcaataattatgaatttttggaggATTCAATTCTTAATCGTTTCCTATTCGAAATTTATTTGCCCAACTAATTTAGATTTGTGTCCGATAGACCCACTAAGTTGTAAAGCTTCTTCATCGTAAGGTTCATTTTTAGGCTTGAACCCAAGGCTCCACTCAGAATAATTTTTTCTATTTTTCATTGCGTGTCCAGTAGTCGCGTTGTGCCTGACTTGTTCGATTTCATGCGGTGAATTTTTACTTAGCGTAAAGCGCTCCTTATCAAAGGCGATTCATACCTAAGGCTCAAACCCGCAACCTGTGATGTAAAGGATGAAGGAGTACTTACAACTCCACCACAATCTTTGATGGTTATAGTTGGAATGGTTTGGTGAGATGAAACACTAAAGTTTTTAAAAATAGAGTAAATAATAGTTCCAACAAATAAGTTACTATAGTAAACAATACTCCATTAACCTATAAGAACTTGAAGTACTAATAAACTgcttttctttcttgttttcttttgtaTAAAGGCTCTTCTCTCAGATCAGAAGGTGTGTTGTGCAAGAAATGAGTCCTAATGCGAGATTAAAAAATGACAAAATCGATGATCAAGTTAATAGGAGTGACATAATAGATTTAAGTTCACTTTCAAGTAATTAAAGTTCTTCATTTtcttatacaaaatatattattAAAAGTAAAAGATACTCCATCAAATTCTATGTTGAATTGGAGACAGGAAATAAATGCCTTAGATGCACACCTTGTTGATTTTCTTCTAGCTTCTCCCAGCACTTAATGaacataaaactaaaataaaatgTACTTTTTGGCGTTCTGTATCTGTTTTGGAGTCGACTAATCTAAATTCACGCTACGTAAGGCGGGAAAGTGCTCCTCTTAAGAATTTTCATTCCCAGGACTCAAATCAAAAGCTCTATATATGCACCAACAAACATACTTggcaaaagaaaaagagagagaccACTTTcttgtgtgtgtattattttaaatccacttaaaaaaaaaaaaaaaaaaaaaaaaaaactaaagcatATAGAATTGGATCAACCatatagaaaaaagaaaaaggtaagTAAATCAAAGCAAATAAAAGCAGAGAAATAGGTAAAGTTTGTATATTTACTTTTCTTACTACAACAAAGTAACCAAATCTTGTGCTACACAAAACAAAAAATAACCAAAACAAGATTATTTCaaatcttttttttattattatcaaGACTTAATAATCAAATTACTATTAATTTCATCCCTTTTGCTTGTACTACTTTTCCTGAAAATCCATTTCCACACTTTGTTTCCTTTTCCTCTATTACCTCTTTTCATCCTTCTGTCATACTCATCCATCATTCTACAAGATCCACCTCTCAAATTCCCCATTGAATTTGCATAATCATAGCCAAAATCTGAACAATTACTTAATCTTTTACCAGAAAAAACTTCTAATTTTGGCTCTGATATTAATGATGATGATAAATCAAGTTTCAAATCTATGAAAcctgaatcatcatcatcatcatccattGTAGTACTAGTAGTAGTAAAATCACTTTCTTTACCTTGGAAAAAATTTCCCCTATCTGAATTTATATTGCTTGGACTCTTAAAAAACGTAGCCTGATGCATGtctgatcctccaaaagtagCACGTTTTTTGACAATCCGACAtgagtctgagcaacatagttCTGAATTAGGAATTTTTTTCCTCGGATTCTTGAAATCACCACTATTTTCACACTTTCTTTGCTCAATATTATCAGAATAATCAAAGAACAAACCACCTGTTACATCAGAAATTTTTGCACTTGAAAATCTGTAATTTTCACTTCCACCATCATCACCATTTCTGAAACTGCAAAGTGATCTTGATCTTGAACAAACTCCTCCTATAGGGACTGAAATATCACTTTTTTCATCACccatttttctatttttcttgaaTAATCTCTTGATTTTCCAAAACCCGTTACGATTCTTCTTGATTTCTACACTGTTGCTGTTGCTCCTCAACAAAATCACTTGCTCTGTTTTCCCCTGTTTTCCATTACCTATTTGCTCTGTTTTCCTCTGTTTCTGATTTTCTACTTGCTCTGTTTTGCTCTGTTTTTCATTTTCTAACAGAAAAGAGATCCTCCCAACACTACCAACTTCAACTGAAGAAGAATTTCTATAAGAAGAATAACAACTTCTATCAGTATTATAATCATCAGAGAAACATTGATCAGAATAAACTAAATTCATCAATCTGTCTTTCAGACAAAAAGAGCAAATCCCAATAGGAGATGAATTTGGGTGTTTCATACAGAGCATATCTGATGAAACAGAGTAATTAAAATCTGAAAATTTGTTCTTTTCATCATAAGTGGTTTTCATAGCTGCAGATTTGCCTCTGTCTTTCATGGCTTGTTTggaattcttgattttttttggACGAAAAGAACTGTTTTTTAAAGAGATTTTTCAAGTGTAGGAGATTGAAAATGACAAGGGAATTGAGGGTGTATTTATGTCTATAGGTGTTTATAGGTGAGTGTCGTCCAATTTACGTTAGTTTATAAAAAGAAATTATGGGTGAAGTAGgatgggggtggggttggggaggggggagggggagggcTGTGTTAATGAATATAAACCATTATGTCTATTACTCCTACTATAGCATAAGCAAAATTTTacttaaccaaaaaaaaattcaaaagacaTTTGATTAAGGGTAAGTTATTAAAAACATTTTTTACTTTTTAGGAGATGAGTAAGTTTTTTATGGGGTGTGCCCAGGtttaaaacaccacttattatgaaatgaaAAAAATTAGATTCTTCATAATTTTGGGTTTCGGACATGGTGTGTTAGGTATCTGTTTTGATGCTCCATTAATTTAAATTTGAACTAGAAAATTTTATATTGGGATAAGGCATTTCCAACCTTTGCTCCGGTCCTCCAGAAAAAGATAGTTTTAGAACGcaagtcagactcatgataggtCACAAATCACGCGCACATGATTTAGCAGTAATTCAACTCCTAGGACTCGAACTTTAGATTTCTGATTAAGGATTGATAATTACTTGTCACTCTGAGGGTAAAACTCGTTACACTATTATCATGTAACAATGTTTGTATTCTAAAACATTTTTAAAATACTTGACATATTATTAAAATATAGCGTTCATAGCTTTTAAAAATTCAAATTTATTTAGTTATTCGAATTTTAAACTTTGGTGTGACAACGTTTTTATGGTTAGTCTAACTTTTCAGAATGACTTTTCTCGAGTTGAGGGCTAGCTCACTTGGTGAGTTTCGTGTCTTCCAGGGTTAAGGTGGAAGGTTCAACCCCATCAATAGCACGTAGCATATATCCCCTTCCCCTTTCCTTCTTCTCTTCTCTGatgtaataaaaatatttttttccaaaacaaaaacaCTAACCTTTCTTATATACCAATATGTCATAATATTTTAGTAAAAATGCTAGTTCATTGAGAAGAAATACTATTacatttgaagaagaaaaaaatcaagaatggATTTTTCATGTGATTATCAATCACGTCACATTTTTCTAAGTAGTGACAAAGATAAATGCAAAACGAACTAAAGAACATGAGAAAATGTATtgatttagaagaaaaaaaatcaggAATTGGATTTTTCATGTGATTATCTATCAAATACAACTTTCTTTTTCCTAACTACAGAGAGAGATAAATGCAAAACGCTATTAAGAAACTTGAGAAAAACGTAGTGAGTGAATCTACCTGATTATATCAAATGTATtgatttagaagaaaaaaaatcaggAATTGGATTTTTCATGTGATTATCAATCAAATACAACTTTCTTTTTCCTAACTAGAGAGAGATAAATGCAAAACGCTATTAAGAAACTTGAGAAAAACGTAGTGAGTGAATCTATCTGATTATGTCAAATAATTAACCTTTTGTTTGCGTCATCATcccatgtaaaaaaaaaaagaatagtgTAAAAGTTAAAGATTTGGGGGGATTACATCAATCAATCCATCATAGGTGTCTTGCTATGCCATTTTTCCAATTGTCTGCCTATGTTTTTTTACCTATGTTTTTACAAGATCTTGATTTTGAGAGGTCAATCTAAAATTttgaatttaaaataaaattgaatTTTGAATAAATTTCTTCTAGGCTGGTAAACTTCTGAACATGAGATACACATGACAATTTAAGCAAATTCACATCGAAATTGGAAAGAAAATTAAAGAGTTTTATAAAGCATAGCTTAAATTCACATCGCGCTTTTAAAACTTGATGTGGCATAGCTCAAAATATTTATCCGGATCTAGGCGTAAAGCGAACAATTAGTGTCATGAACTTGATTGtgacaatatatacatatatgtgtgtatatgtgttttaCCTaaaaatcagtgttttaaaaggcgggggcgtaaggcgaggcgttttatgtctgcctcagcgaggcgtaagccccgaggcacgaggcgtaag
Encoded proteins:
- the LOC132641871 gene encoding uncharacterized protein LOC132641871 — translated: MYVTRPLSYYQKNPDALSLPPEGPNSGYLVIQDEESETYCCFGLCKNYDILDFPFPQNKKLTVRYQSGGGENSTVSSDDVMFIPVLNKPLSSNQYYAIKPHGKHKGQAFTCSTEEDKQTCCFCRCIRDVKPKPLDPEEAYQQFEICLYDTCCNAKGNFFAKSLAPDGFPPYFLRQKGWHLLAETPKNFELNDDAVGLNVELRQQLPEFNFTSSCKSSEVVVVGKWYCPFVFIKDGTVLKEQMKRSMFYEMTLEQRWEQFFTCQNDNINEGNSVLVDVALDTEVVLIAGTTKATWDDKNIIEGVIWFRNYDKDGNEVTSLGLRREIVQRMKWEQERAGWQNQGRIKKVEQYKEISTKWKRFSCYVLVERFVLRRMDRSLVMTYDFKHIDKVKSIWE
- the LOC132639909 gene encoding uncharacterized protein LOC132639909: MKDRGKSAAMKTTYDEKNKFSDFNYSVSSDMLCMKHPNSSPIGICSFCLKDRLMNLVYSDQCFSDDYNTDRSCYSSYRNSSSVEVGSVGRISFLLENEKQSKTEQVENQKQRKTEQIGNGKQGKTEQVILLRSNSNSVEIKKNRNGFWKIKRLFKKNRKMGDEKSDISVPIGGVCSRSRSLCSFRNGDDGGSENYRFSSAKISDVTGGLFFDYSDNIEQRKCENSGDFKNPRKKIPNSELCCSDSCRIVKKRATFGGSDMHQATFFKSPSNINSDRGNFFQGKESDFTTTSTTMDDDDDDSGFIDLKLDLSSSLISEPKLEVFSGKRLSNCSDFGYDYANSMGNLRGGSCRMMDEYDRRMKRGNRGKGNKVWKWIFRKSSTSKRDEINSNLIIKS